A stretch of Desulfitobacterium dichloroeliminans LMG P-21439 DNA encodes these proteins:
- the ccsA gene encoding cytochrome c biogenesis protein CcsA gives MVKRVLAWLTFITVLIATYLVFMWVPNERIMGPVQKIFYFHVSAAWIGFFAFFVVFVAGVLYLRTRNEKWDAVGAASAEIGIMFTAIVLITGPIWGRAAWNAWWTWDPRLTTTLVLFFIYIAYFMVRSSIIEPEKKARIAAIFGMVGFIDVPIVWFSIRWWRTIHPVVVSSSGFAMSSKMVVTLLVSVVAFTFLYFFLLANTMFVVKMQSELAMLKEKIREGR, from the coding sequence ATGGTAAAAAGAGTATTAGCCTGGCTAACTTTTATAACAGTCCTGATAGCTACTTATCTTGTGTTTATGTGGGTACCCAATGAGCGAATTATGGGCCCGGTTCAAAAGATTTTTTATTTTCATGTGTCAGCAGCATGGATTGGCTTTTTTGCCTTTTTTGTGGTTTTTGTTGCAGGGGTATTATATCTCAGGACAAGGAACGAAAAGTGGGATGCTGTTGGTGCTGCTTCGGCAGAAATAGGTATCATGTTTACGGCTATCGTTCTGATTACAGGGCCTATCTGGGGAAGAGCTGCCTGGAATGCATGGTGGACTTGGGACCCTAGACTTACAACAACCTTAGTTTTGTTTTTCATTTATATTGCCTACTTTATGGTCCGCTCTTCAATTATTGAGCCGGAGAAAAAAGCTCGCATAGCAGCAATTTTTGGAATGGTAGGTTTTATAGATGTGCCTATCGTATGGTTCTCAATACGATGGTGGAGAACGATCCATCCAGTAGTCGTAAGTAGTTCCGGTTTTGCAATGTCTTCAAAGATGGTGGTTACTCTCTTGGTTAGCGTAGTCGCATTTACATTTCTTTATTTCTTTTTATTAGCCAATACTATGTTTGTTGTGAAAATGCAATCCGAACTCGCTATGCTAAAAGAAAAGATTAGAGAGGGGAGATAG
- a CDS encoding sensor histidine kinase has translation MNKSIFFKLLASYIGLVIVAITIIGSMQVYLVENYLIKSKEQEMVVRGQELSNMVMPYLMSNLNPRPVILNVNRADRILGTEVWVIDRYGKVITASADHLYCEGNTLEAMDLTQLQSGKASIKSGQSEYFQEAVIRVVTPVIHDNEFIGGVILYSPVRGVNDTSKNMSKIYVGAALLGILISVFIGIIFSRQITKPIKRVCEITRNIADGKFDERVEIHSKDELGVLALSINHMSKQLSELDSMRRNFVANVSHELRSPLTSIQGYIDALLQGKGKDKQEEKNYLQIVQKETHRLSRLVNDLLEISRFDSQTALFNMDEFPLRSIIDRAMKSLRLQTAAKDLIITTNLTSDLPLCYGDEDRIEQVIYNLLDNAIRYSSDRGEILISAIPYDDDILVEITDFGQGIPSKDIPFIWDRFYRVDKARSRNEGGTGLGLAIVKEIIDLHGGKVMVESTPGEGSTFGFTLKQSGG, from the coding sequence ATGAATAAAAGTATTTTTTTCAAACTATTAGCGAGCTATATAGGACTTGTGATCGTAGCCATTACGATTATTGGAAGTATGCAAGTGTATCTAGTGGAAAACTATTTAATTAAATCCAAAGAACAAGAAATGGTTGTTCGAGGCCAAGAGCTAAGTAATATGGTAATGCCTTACTTAATGTCCAACCTAAATCCGCGGCCTGTGATACTTAATGTAAATAGAGCCGATAGAATTTTAGGTACAGAAGTTTGGGTCATTGACAGATATGGCAAAGTCATTACTGCATCAGCAGATCACTTGTACTGTGAGGGAAACACTCTAGAGGCGATGGACCTCACGCAACTACAATCCGGAAAAGCCAGTATCAAAAGCGGACAGTCCGAATATTTCCAGGAAGCTGTAATACGTGTAGTTACTCCAGTGATTCACGATAATGAGTTCATCGGCGGAGTTATCTTATATTCACCCGTTAGGGGAGTGAATGATACTTCCAAAAATATGAGTAAAATCTATGTTGGTGCTGCTTTGCTTGGAATACTCATTTCAGTTTTTATAGGAATTATTTTCTCTCGACAAATTACAAAGCCAATTAAAAGAGTTTGCGAGATAACCCGTAATATTGCTGATGGGAAATTTGATGAGAGAGTTGAAATCCATTCTAAAGACGAATTAGGTGTTCTAGCCTTATCTATAAATCACATGTCTAAGCAATTATCAGAATTAGACAGTATGAGGCGTAATTTTGTTGCCAATGTCTCCCATGAACTGAGAAGCCCGCTAACCTCTATCCAAGGTTATATTGATGCCCTCCTTCAAGGGAAAGGAAAAGATAAGCAAGAGGAGAAGAATTACCTTCAAATCGTTCAAAAAGAAACTCATCGTTTAAGTCGCCTTGTTAATGACTTATTAGAAATTTCACGTTTCGATTCACAAACAGCGCTATTTAACATGGACGAGTTTCCATTACGCTCTATTATCGATAGGGCGATGAAAAGTCTTAGGCTTCAAACGGCTGCCAAAGACCTTATAATCACTACAAATCTGACCTCTGACTTACCTCTTTGCTACGGTGACGAAGATAGAATAGAGCAGGTGATATATAATCTTTTAGATAATGCCATACGATACTCTTCTGATAGAGGTGAAATCCTTATCTCAGCTATACCTTATGATGATGATATCTTAGTAGAGATTACTGATTTTGGGCAGGGTATCCCTTCGAAGGACATTCCTTTCATTTGGGATCGTTTTTATCGAGTTGATAAGGCCCGCTCCCGTAATGAGGGGGGAACTGGCTTAGGTTTAGCAATTGTTAAGGAAATAATCGACCTACACGGAGGTAAAGTCATGGTAGAGAGCACCCCAGGGGAAGGAAGTACGTTTGGTTTTACCTTAAAACAGAGTGGTGGATAA
- a CDS encoding cytochrome c-type biogenesis protein encodes MRYIRQVMVLVVILIFFSPGQAKAALYDEIQESLICPACLDERMTVAACQDGTAEKARQDIQKRLSSGQTKDEIIQAYVAEYGEIILAFPQKSGFNLLAWVLPPVALLGGTFLVYYAINKWVKNSQKRKSRKKKQQILDSVDEDRIHEEMLKYL; translated from the coding sequence ATGAGATACATTAGACAAGTTATGGTCTTAGTAGTTATACTCATTTTTTTCTCGCCAGGGCAGGCAAAGGCCGCGTTATATGATGAAATTCAAGAGAGCTTAATTTGTCCTGCTTGTCTCGATGAACGTATGACAGTCGCTGCTTGTCAGGATGGTACAGCAGAAAAAGCCCGACAAGATATCCAAAAAAGGCTGTCTTCCGGACAAACGAAGGACGAGATTATACAAGCTTATGTGGCAGAGTATGGGGAGATTATTTTAGCTTTTCCACAGAAAAGCGGCTTCAATTTGCTGGCTTGGGTGCTCCCGCCTGTCGCCCTTCTTGGAGGCACATTCTTGGTATATTATGCCATTAACAAATGGGTTAAAAACTCACAGAAGCGGAAATCTCGTAAAAAGAAGCAACAGATTTTGGATTCAGTCGATGAGGATCGAATACATGAAGAGATGTTGAAGTACCTGTAG
- a CDS encoding heme exporter protein CcmB codes for MEVEKINYLNQVKTLIWKDLLSELKTKEMISGILVFSLLTMVIFNFAFDPNIDTIKQVFPGIMWVAFSFAGITGLNRSFLTEKTNDCLTGLTLCTLDRGVIYLAKSISNFIFMFIVEVITVPMMFILFDYKFKGSPLFLGLVIILGTWGFISIGTFLSALAINTRNSEILLPIILFPLIVPVLIAAVQGTGVILSGGTWFDVSNWLKILLAFGAIFTVVPWILFDYLLEV; via the coding sequence ATGGAGGTGGAAAAAATAAACTACCTCAACCAAGTTAAAACGCTGATCTGGAAAGACCTTCTTTCTGAGTTGAAAACAAAGGAAATGATTAGTGGTATTCTCGTGTTTTCCCTTCTAACCATGGTGATCTTTAATTTTGCCTTTGATCCAAATATAGATACTATTAAACAGGTCTTTCCAGGAATTATGTGGGTTGCGTTCAGTTTCGCGGGAATAACAGGACTGAATCGCTCCTTTCTCACGGAGAAAACCAATGATTGTCTTACAGGGCTAACTTTATGTACGTTAGATAGAGGGGTAATATATTTAGCTAAGTCTATATCGAATTTTATATTTATGTTCATTGTGGAGGTCATTACTGTCCCAATGATGTTTATCTTGTTTGATTACAAGTTTAAGGGTTCGCCTCTTTTTTTGGGTCTCGTTATCATACTAGGGACCTGGGGATTTATTTCCATCGGGACATTTTTATCGGCGTTAGCAATTAATACGAGAAACAGTGAAATTTTACTTCCGATTATCTTATTTCCTCTAATTGTACCTGTGCTAATCGCTGCAGTCCAAGGAACAGGTGTAATACTCAGTGGCGGTACCTGGTTCGACGTCTCCAATTGGTTAAAAATTCTGTTGGCATTTGGAGCTATCTTTACTGTAGTCCCTTGGATACTATTTGACTATTTGTTGGAGGTGTGA
- a CDS encoding CcmD family protein, with translation MSYLFAAYSAIWFVIFFYVFTVSKRQRSIEKEVLYIKSIIDPKGSVPTDL, from the coding sequence ATGAGTTATTTATTTGCTGCCTATTCAGCCATTTGGTTTGTAATTTTCTTTTATGTCTTTACGGTGTCTAAACGTCAACGCAGTATTGAGAAGGAAGTACTGTATATTAAATCTATTATAGATCCTAAGGGAAGTGTGCCAACTGATTTATAA
- a CDS encoding ABC transporter ATP-binding protein: protein MDMLVVEKISKKIGTKTILFSVDLKVNKGDFICILGENGAGKSTLLKILSLVMKPTSGKVFFHGVDATTAGGVIGKHLGVISHHTFLYEQLTAYENLRFYGRMYGVSHLEERIYSVLKEVGLELALNERIQSYSRGMQQRLAIARAMIHSPEILFLDEPHTGLDQQATNTFNNIMTKINSAGGTIIMITHNIEEGLLLANKAIVVSRGRIVYQGTTEGLNKDEVQKLCIVNGGGKNKLPQPS, encoded by the coding sequence ATGGATATGCTCGTAGTTGAGAAAATTTCTAAAAAAATTGGCACTAAAACCATCCTTTTTAGTGTAGATTTGAAAGTGAATAAGGGAGATTTTATTTGTATTCTCGGAGAGAATGGTGCTGGGAAAAGCACACTATTGAAGATTCTTTCCCTAGTTATGAAGCCTACGAGTGGCAAAGTATTCTTTCACGGGGTCGATGCGACAACTGCTGGTGGGGTTATTGGTAAGCACTTGGGTGTAATATCCCATCACACCTTTTTATATGAACAGTTAACTGCTTATGAAAATCTTCGATTTTACGGTCGAATGTATGGGGTAAGTCATCTTGAAGAGCGCATTTACAGTGTCCTAAAAGAGGTTGGTTTGGAACTTGCTTTGAATGAACGAATCCAAAGTTATTCGAGGGGAATGCAACAGCGTCTAGCAATCGCCAGGGCTATGATTCATAGCCCTGAGATTCTATTCCTTGATGAGCCACACACTGGGTTGGATCAACAGGCTACTAATACATTTAACAATATAATGACGAAGATTAATTCGGCAGGCGGCACGATAATCATGATTACCCACAATATAGAAGAGGGCTTACTCCTAGCGAATAAAGCAATTGTTGTGTCTCGGGGGCGGATAGTGTACCAAGGAACGACCGAAGGTTTGAATAAAGATGAAGTTCAAAAGCTTTGCATCGTAAATGGAGGTGGAAAAAATAAACTACCTCAACCAAGTTAA
- a CDS encoding EF-hand domain-containing protein produces MLLLILAVVLGSSTAVVANPNQANQVSVREINEYTPPDVGFHSPGHIQRWETSPLSEQNPHLWTAMLLTLLVSGGVFTSIHIRKKSREAKENPTDQLSQYLSELIRREERLTKKFQEVDIKHRSGEITEADYKRFLKSYEENLSKTQEKIREIEQISKQE; encoded by the coding sequence GTGCTATTACTTATTCTAGCGGTAGTACTGGGAAGTTCAACAGCTGTAGTAGCTAACCCAAATCAAGCGAATCAGGTATCTGTTAGAGAAATTAATGAGTATACTCCTCCAGACGTTGGTTTTCATAGTCCAGGACATATCCAGAGATGGGAAACGTCTCCTTTAAGTGAGCAAAATCCGCACCTCTGGACAGCGATGTTGTTGACATTGTTAGTTAGCGGAGGAGTATTCACTTCAATACATATAAGAAAAAAGAGTCGTGAAGCCAAGGAAAATCCTACGGATCAATTAAGTCAATACCTAAGTGAGCTTATCAGGCGAGAAGAGCGCTTAACTAAAAAGTTTCAAGAGGTTGACATAAAACACCGTTCAGGTGAGATCACTGAAGCAGATTACAAACGTTTTCTGAAATCGTATGAGGAAAACCTCTCGAAGACTCAAGAAAAGATAAGAGAAATCGAGCAGATTAGCAAACAAGAATAG
- a CDS encoding heme lyase CcmF/NrfE family subunit, with the protein MADIGTFALVIALLTSVYALAAYIIGLQKNEEPLLASAKGGVFATAIFTTIASISLIYLLMTGDFSIQYVASYTSSDLPPFYKLSAFWAGNNGSLLLWAWILTILAAIVTVGRRDEDLKPYVGAVMMLISAFFLFLIINTSNPFVKLPKPLLEGNGLNPMLQNPGMVIHPVTTYLGYVGFTVPFAYAIAALFTRQADDRWIKVTRKWTIMSWLFLSMGNLFGAQWAYVELGWGGYWAWDPVENASLIPWLMSTAFLHSVMVQERKNMLKIWNMLLIIFTFALTLFGTFLVRSGVVASVHAFGNSTLGLYFIVFTTVVTMGSLYLVLDRIGLLKQGNEFESLISKESSFLLNNLLFVASAFSILWGTIFPIVSEGFTGRKITVGAPFFNAINAPIGLAFVLLMGICPLIAWRKASIKGIVRNFRVPLVVLGLTGLTLIVVGIRKPYAVIAFSICAFVIVSTLQDIVKGIRVRHKMTGEGWLISSYRLLTKNRRRYGGYVIHLGVVMMIIGIAGSNIYNQEFTKTLKAGEQVRVDNYLVTYEGLQQKPKGENMVISADLNISKSDSLKFKLSPEKVFYPTTEQPSTEPAVKSTWKEDFYVTLVGWEDEAVTIKVNINPLIKWLWTGGYVLILGTLFALWPGKGSAVGAKYLGRS; encoded by the coding sequence ATGGCTGATATCGGAACTTTCGCTTTAGTGATTGCTTTACTTACGAGTGTTTATGCTTTAGCGGCTTATATTATCGGATTACAAAAAAACGAAGAGCCCCTGCTGGCTAGTGCCAAAGGAGGAGTGTTTGCGACAGCAATTTTCACAACAATCGCTTCAATAAGTTTAATCTATTTACTCATGACCGGGGACTTTTCAATTCAGTATGTAGCGTCGTATACAAGTAGTGATTTGCCTCCCTTTTATAAGTTATCCGCCTTCTGGGCAGGTAATAACGGATCGCTCTTATTATGGGCCTGGATTCTAACGATACTCGCAGCTATTGTAACCGTTGGGCGGCGAGATGAGGACTTAAAGCCCTATGTTGGAGCAGTCATGATGCTGATTAGTGCATTTTTCCTATTCCTAATTATCAATACTTCGAATCCCTTTGTAAAACTCCCTAAACCTTTACTCGAGGGAAATGGTCTTAACCCGATGCTCCAAAATCCGGGCATGGTTATCCATCCTGTAACAACCTATCTGGGATATGTCGGTTTTACCGTTCCTTTTGCTTATGCAATCGCGGCCTTGTTTACTCGTCAGGCCGACGATCGCTGGATTAAGGTTACCCGCAAATGGACTATTATGTCCTGGTTGTTTTTGAGCATGGGTAATCTCTTCGGAGCTCAATGGGCTTATGTAGAACTGGGTTGGGGTGGATATTGGGCCTGGGACCCTGTTGAGAATGCTTCACTTATTCCTTGGTTAATGAGCACAGCCTTCCTCCACTCCGTTATGGTTCAGGAACGTAAAAATATGCTGAAGATCTGGAATATGCTCTTAATCATTTTTACCTTTGCTTTAACTTTATTCGGAACCTTCTTGGTGAGAAGTGGCGTAGTTGCATCTGTTCATGCTTTCGGGAATTCTACCTTAGGGCTATATTTTATTGTGTTCACTACGGTAGTTACTATGGGTTCGCTCTATTTGGTTCTTGATCGTATCGGATTATTGAAGCAGGGCAACGAGTTTGAAAGCCTTATCTCTAAGGAAAGTAGCTTTTTGCTGAATAATTTACTTTTTGTCGCTTCGGCGTTTAGTATTCTGTGGGGGACGATATTTCCTATCGTTTCAGAAGGATTTACCGGGAGAAAGATAACCGTAGGTGCGCCTTTCTTTAATGCAATCAATGCTCCAATCGGTCTGGCGTTTGTTCTTCTCATGGGAATCTGTCCGTTAATTGCTTGGCGCAAAGCAAGTATTAAGGGTATCGTGCGAAACTTCCGAGTCCCTTTGGTCGTACTTGGCCTCACGGGTTTAACTCTTATCGTAGTGGGGATAAGAAAGCCCTATGCTGTTATCGCCTTTAGTATTTGTGCTTTTGTCATTGTGTCTACTCTTCAGGATATCGTTAAAGGAATTAGGGTAAGGCATAAAATGACGGGCGAGGGATGGCTCATAAGCTCTTACCGCCTGCTCACCAAAAACCGTCGAAGATATGGTGGATATGTGATACATTTGGGCGTTGTGATGATGATTATTGGGATTGCCGGGTCGAATATTTATAACCAAGAATTCACAAAAACTCTAAAAGCCGGAGAACAAGTCCGTGTTGATAATTACTTAGTGACCTATGAAGGCCTTCAGCAGAAACCCAAAGGAGAAAATATGGTTATCAGTGCAGACTTAAATATTAGCAAGTCAGACTCTTTAAAGTTTAAACTATCCCCTGAAAAGGTATTTTACCCTACGACCGAACAGCCATCTACCGAACCGGCTGTGAAAAGCACATGGAAAGAAGATTTTTACGTAACACTTGTAGGTTGGGAAGATGAGGCAGTAACTATAAAAGTTAACATCAATCCTTTGATTAAGTGGCTTTGGACAGGTGGTTATGTATTAATCCTAGGCACCTTGTTCGCACTATGGCCAGGTAAAGGCAGCGCAGTAGGGGCTAAGTACTTAGGAAGGAGCTAA
- a CDS encoding response regulator transcription factor produces the protein MDKKQLLIVDDEEHICNLVSLYLSDEFHITKVYDGHTALSVFVEKKFDLIVLDIMLPGLNGWELCRKIRMLSDTPVIMLTAKDDPHDKILGFDLGADDYVTKPFNPGELLARAKAVLRRFNSASSEELQIIKYPGFILNKESFKVEILGQLLELTAKEFSLLWFFASNPGIVLQRENIMLKVWGFDYLGDTRTIDNTIKRLRRKLESVPEAPVYIQTVWGLGYKFEVARNE, from the coding sequence ATGGACAAAAAACAACTCCTCATAGTAGATGATGAAGAACATATCTGTAATCTAGTTAGTCTATACTTAAGCGACGAATTTCATATTACAAAAGTATATGATGGACACACTGCCCTATCGGTGTTCGTAGAGAAAAAATTCGATTTAATCGTGCTCGATATTATGCTGCCTGGTCTTAATGGTTGGGAGTTGTGCCGAAAAATCCGTATGTTATCCGATACGCCCGTCATTATGTTAACTGCTAAAGACGACCCACACGATAAAATTCTCGGATTCGACTTAGGCGCTGATGATTATGTCACAAAGCCATTTAATCCAGGTGAACTTTTGGCTAGAGCCAAAGCCGTATTACGCCGTTTTAATTCAGCTAGTTCTGAAGAGCTTCAAATCATAAAGTACCCAGGGTTCATCCTTAACAAAGAATCCTTTAAGGTGGAAATCTTGGGCCAACTTCTTGAGCTCACTGCCAAAGAATTTAGTCTGCTTTGGTTTTTTGCCAGCAATCCAGGAATAGTACTGCAACGAGAAAATATTATGCTAAAAGTTTGGGGATTTGATTATTTGGGGGATACCCGGACCATTGATAATACTATTAAACGCCTAAGAAGAAAGCTTGAATCCGTTCCCGAAGCACCCGTATACATACAAACTGTCTGGGGACTTGGCTATAAGTTCGAGGTCGCCCGAAATGAATAA
- a CDS encoding cytochrome c maturation protein CcmE, whose product MNKKIKMLIAVSTVLIAVAFLFIQGFRASGGVGEYLTIEEALSAAQDKRDRFIQLEAVVVSSSVKYDSARPLLTFDLTDDKNVISVEYADAKPDNFDSGYPVIVEGRFGEDNKFKADKVLVKCPSKYEEEIKS is encoded by the coding sequence ATGAATAAAAAGATAAAAATGCTTATTGCAGTCAGCACCGTCTTAATAGCAGTGGCATTTCTGTTCATCCAGGGATTTAGGGCCAGTGGAGGGGTAGGTGAGTATCTCACAATTGAAGAAGCTTTATCTGCTGCTCAGGATAAAAGGGACAGATTCATTCAGTTAGAGGCTGTAGTCGTCAGTTCATCAGTAAAATATGACAGCGCGCGACCCTTATTGACCTTCGATTTAACCGATGATAAAAACGTGATAAGCGTCGAGTATGCTGATGCGAAGCCGGATAACTTTGATTCTGGCTATCCCGTAATCGTTGAAGGAAGATTCGGTGAGGATAACAAGTTTAAGGCGGATAAGGTACTGGTTAAATGTCCGTCTAAATACGAAGAAGAGATTAAATCATAA